The genomic segment GGTGAGATCAATCATATCTGGATCACTGTGGATAATAAGACAACCGATGCAGATTGCTTTGTATTGAGAGATCTGGTCATCCGTATGTACTGGGATGATGAGGAAACGCCATCTGTGGAAAGTCCTCTCGGAGATTTCTTCTGCTGTGGTTTTGGAAGAGAGTGTATTGTAAATTCTGTCCCAATGGCAGTGGTGCCAAGCAGAGGATTTAACTGTTACTTCCCGATGCCGTTTAAGAAAAAAGCAAAAATCACTCTGGAAAATCAGCATGCAAATAAAATTCCGGCATTCTTCTATCAGGTAGATTACTGTCTGTATGATGAGCTTCCGGATGATATCACTTATTTCCATGCACAGTGGAGGCGAGAGCGACTGACAGAGAAGCAGAAAGATTATACAATCCTTGACGGAGTAAAAGGAAAAGGTCATTATGTAGGAACTTATATTGCACTTACCACACTGGAACGTTACTGGTGGGGCGAAGGTGAAATGAAATTCTATATTGACGGTGATGATGAATATCCCACAATCTGCGGAACCGGAACAGAAGATTATTTTGGAGGCTCCTGGAGTTTTGCAAAGCAGGTGGACGGAAAGACTGTGGAGCAGAATTATAATACACCATATCTGGGCTACCCATACTATTCTGCTCATGATGAGCTGATCCATAATTTCTATCATAATGATGACTGTCCGCCGATGAGAGGTTTCTATCGCTGGCATATTCAGGATCCGATTTGTTTTGATGAGGATCTGCGTGTGACCATTCAGCAGATTGGAGTAGGTTACAGAGGATTATTTGAACGTCAGGATGATGTGGCAAGCGTGGCTTACTGGTATCAGACACACCCACATGCACCGTTTGCACCATTGATGTCAAAAGAGGACAGATGGCCAAGATAAAAAACAGAGGTGAAATGCTTGAAAAAAAGTGTTGTAATTTTCATAACTGCAGTATGTTTGCTTATTACAGGATGTGGAAGTACGGGGAGCTTATCTAAGCTCCCCTCATCGTCGTTTCACGAAGATAAACAAAAGTTGACGATCATGCATATTGATGCAGATAATAAAAGATTTCAGGATTTTATCGCGGAAACAGAAAAAAAACTTGATATGGAAATCACTGTGGAAAAATGTCCATCCAATGCGGATAATCGTCAGGCAAAAATATCCACGATCCTGGCTTCTGGGGACCAAAATATTGATTTGATTTCCGTGAATGATGAGATGATTTCTGAGTTTAAACATAAGGGATATCTGGAACCACTGGAAAAAAACGTTATGACAGAAGAAGTAAGGGACAGCTTTCCACAGGAGTATCTGGAAAGCATCTGTGAAGAGAATGGACATATATATTCTGTCCCTTTTCAGATGGACATTATGATGTTCTGGGTAAATCAGGAACTGCTGAAACAGGCAGGACTCGATGAGATAAAGGATACCGGTGATTTTGATATTCTACAGAAGAGTTTGAAAAATTCAGATCAGTACGCTTATGGAGATGCATGGGAAAATACACATGTTTATAACAGTCTTGCACAATTTGTTAATTTCTGGGGTGGCGATTATTTCGACTGGACTGATTCGAAAACCCAAGATGCAGCCAGATATATGAAGAGTATGCTGGATGAGAAA from the Blautia wexlerae DSM 19850 genome contains:
- a CDS encoding glycoside hydrolase family 172 protein, with the protein product MYQSFKGGLGGIALAKHGRSRAINAENPHGEKGKGGMAASHLGPSRKGSPCLKDIEPGATVTLAEMEGPGEINHIWITVDNKTTDADCFVLRDLVIRMYWDDEETPSVESPLGDFFCCGFGRECIVNSVPMAVVPSRGFNCYFPMPFKKKAKITLENQHANKIPAFFYQVDYCLYDELPDDITYFHAQWRRERLTEKQKDYTILDGVKGKGHYVGTYIALTTLERYWWGEGEMKFYIDGDDEYPTICGTGTEDYFGGSWSFAKQVDGKTVEQNYNTPYLGYPYYSAHDELIHNFYHNDDCPPMRGFYRWHIQDPICFDEDLRVTIQQIGVGYRGLFERQDDVASVAYWYQTHPHAPFAPLMSKEDRWPR